A genomic region of Sulfolobus tengchongensis contains the following coding sequences:
- a CDS encoding DUF6293 family protein, whose amino-acid sequence MLEDRYIKEDFWLSGAAKYLISLYRLGGESNARKLIDYMSEHYGTSHTSFYSLTPVLKEKGYIEVIEDGRKKIVKLTDKGKKIAEKLSQFADEL is encoded by the coding sequence ATGCTAGAGGATAGATACATTAAGGAAGATTTTTGGTTAAGTGGTGCTGCTAAGTACTTGATTTCGCTTTATAGGTTAGGTGGAGAAAGCAATGCCAGAAAACTGATTGATTATATGTCTGAGCATTATGGCACTTCACATACCTCTTTTTACAGCTTGACCCCTGTACTAAAAGAAAAAGGATATATTGAGGTTATTGAGGATGGAAGGAAAAAGATTGTTAAGTTGACTGATAAGGGGAAGAAAATTGCTGAGAAGCTCTCTCAATTTGCTGACGAATTGTAA
- a CDS encoding ribbon-helix-helix protein, CopG family — MRVVTFKVDEELLRQLDLYALNNRVSRSEVIREALELLLREKRVQKIKVTG, encoded by the coding sequence ATGAGAGTGGTAACGTTCAAAGTTGACGAAGAATTGCTTAGACAGTTAGACCTTTACGCTTTGAACAATAGAGTCAGCAGAAGTGAAGTCATACGAGAAGCATTAGAATTGTTACTAAGGGAAAAACGTGTTCAAAAGATTAAGGTTACAGGGTGA
- a CDS encoding site-specific integrase: MIDIKNIDDNMRRLLLKKAYEKLGSSIYEKLQKSRRTIYVYIRGYDERGREIRIPDEVVEKVVNLLPLDEVYEVLEGFSPRRYTVNDIIGILSRVKQDPEFREVFFMLLSKTLGDYLNTTTSKYIVTSDDIELFKKKLREKSKKTASDRLAYLTRALADLNYQLSAEDLNEYLLEVEEESKGKAEHIAKALKLFIKEVVRLRSPQLARELYDSFKTPRSKTQYKPPPLDLDILMKIYENISDLAAKSYFRLLVETGLRTGELFVLTVEHIDLEKRVINIMKENQTKRAYISFLHVETANWLKEKYLPYRNQFVEKYFDSVKNLALIQEIDLLKWKNKLFPFREDRIREEIKEAMDKVGVRFRLYDVRSFFASYLAKQGVSPLIINILQGRAPPQQFKILQDHYFVISLEELQRIYDEKAPKLA, encoded by the coding sequence ATGATAGATATCAAGAACATAGATGACAATATGAGGAGATTGTTACTAAAGAAGGCTTATGAAAAGCTAGGTTCTTCTATATACGAGAAGCTACAGAAAAGTAGAAGGACAATTTATGTATATATTAGGGGGTATGATGAAAGGGGGAGAGAGATCAGAATCCCTGATGAGGTTGTAGAGAAAGTGGTGAACCTACTCCCATTAGACGAAGTATATGAAGTACTAGAGGGCTTTTCACCGCGTCGGTATACTGTAAATGATATTATAGGTATATTAAGCAGAGTAAAACAGGATCCAGAGTTCAGAGAAGTCTTCTTTATGCTCCTTTCTAAAACCCTGGGGGATTATCTTAACACAACTACTAGCAAGTATATAGTAACTTCTGATGATATTGAGTTGTTTAAGAAGAAGTTGAGAGAGAAAAGTAAGAAGACAGCTTCAGACAGACTCGCTTACTTAACTAGGGCATTAGCAGACTTAAACTACCAGCTTTCTGCAGAGGACTTAAATGAATACCTACTAGAGGTAGAAGAAGAGTCTAAGGGTAAAGCAGAACATATTGCGAAAGCACTAAAATTATTCATTAAAGAAGTTGTAAGACTAAGAAGCCCCCAGTTAGCTAGAGAGCTCTATGACTCTTTTAAAACACCTAGGAGTAAGACTCAGTATAAACCACCGCCACTAGATCTGGATATATTAATGAAAATCTATGAAAACATAAGCGATTTAGCAGCAAAGTCATATTTTAGGTTATTAGTGGAAACTGGGCTACGAACTGGTGAATTGTTCGTACTAACAGTAGAGCATATCGATTTAGAGAAGAGAGTGATAAACATAATGAAAGAAAATCAAACAAAGAGAGCATATATTTCATTTCTACATGTCGAGACGGCAAATTGGTTAAAAGAGAAATATCTACCCTACAGAAATCAGTTCGTCGAGAAGTACTTTGACTCAGTGAAAAACTTGGCATTAATACAAGAAATAGACTTATTGAAGTGGAAAAACAAACTATTTCCCTTTAGGGAAGACAGAATAAGGGAGGAGATAAAGGAAGCTATGGATAAAGTTGGAGTAAGGTTCAGGTTATATGATGTGAGGTCTTTCTTTGCTTCATATCTAGCCAAGCAAGGAGTTAGCCCGCTTATTATAAACATCCTGCAGGGAAGAGCTCCCCCGCAGCAATTTAAAATTCTTCAAGACCATTACTTTGTGATCTCGCTGGAGGAATTGCAAAGGATATATGACGAGAAAGCACCAAAATTAGCCTAG
- a CDS encoding ArsR family transcriptional regulator — protein sequence MTYKRNLTAKEKILLVLAEKGSCSLEELERYTGIKRNVLLVHLTQLAKEGIVYRGWGHFGGKTFRKYSLKSKYKEELKLDD from the coding sequence ATGACTTACAAAAGAAACCTTACAGCTAAGGAAAAAATTCTCCTAGTTCTCGCTGAAAAAGGTTCTTGTTCTTTGGAAGAATTGGAAAGGTATACAGGGATTAAGAGAAATGTCCTTTTAGTACATTTAACACAGCTTGCGAAAGAAGGAATAGTATATCGCGGTTGGGGTCACTTTGGAGGTAAAACTTTCAGAAAGTACTCTTTAAAATCGAAATATAAAGAAGAGCTTAAGCTGGACGATTAA